One Legionella hackeliae DNA segment encodes these proteins:
- a CDS encoding metallophosphoesterase: MFRAACHSRVGFNVRRRRPASVLHITDSEGHDASFANSIARSHIVEFDKHGQLAFQPSAVNPFFVYGGDLTDRGVGDMKLLKQLLTFKKRYPSRVFLLAGNREASKTRFHTELHPKHIRDRLIKGTAPHWLQSAPHQLPSDYVKKHMLKYGKTPQNSQELSEYVYTLSTEDCQLIYLKWMLEENLGCTNTFSYHAQELAAQLGKKIDEISESMILNSIMDMTSPTGLVGEYLKNAQAAVIVPNTEILVVHGGLTPVNIGRIPGMTPTDKLISDARVWVSQFNYWFRSEVRNWANSDPATIALQLRAASSPLDTFSMTVPAPFRTVVTASMLDDQRRFTEVSPEVSSYLTKNKISVVLTGHQPCGDHPAILRSNDDQVVFINGDTGYANAEAKDPHDTRGPVTHTLQIFSEDDSTTINIDARLLTEGRISTQLKIAQGKVISEHLVGKLLPDNQLVQCQLPNGNYRIAHQQGFTVRYEELTPVEVEQKLNLSSSKQISKMTL; the protein is encoded by the coding sequence ATGTTTCGAGCTGCCTGTCATTCCAGGGTGGGATTTAATGTTCGTCGCCGTCGTCCTGCAAGTGTGCTCCATATTACAGATAGCGAAGGCCATGATGCATCCTTTGCCAATTCAATTGCACGCAGTCATATAGTCGAGTTTGATAAACATGGGCAATTAGCATTTCAACCTTCGGCAGTAAATCCTTTTTTTGTTTATGGGGGTGATCTCACAGACCGTGGGGTTGGAGATATGAAATTACTTAAGCAGCTCCTGACTTTCAAAAAACGTTATCCTTCCCGGGTTTTCTTGCTAGCTGGAAATCGGGAAGCGAGTAAAACCCGTTTTCATACCGAATTACATCCAAAACATATTCGTGATCGCCTAATTAAGGGTACGGCCCCTCATTGGCTTCAATCAGCCCCTCATCAACTCCCTTCAGATTACGTCAAAAAGCACATGCTTAAATATGGCAAAACACCTCAGAATTCACAGGAATTAAGTGAGTATGTATACACTTTAAGCACAGAAGACTGTCAACTTATTTATTTAAAGTGGATGCTCGAAGAAAATTTAGGCTGTACCAACACTTTCTCTTATCATGCTCAAGAACTTGCGGCGCAGCTGGGAAAAAAAATTGATGAGATCTCAGAGTCCATGATACTCAATAGTATCATGGACATGACATCCCCCACAGGATTGGTAGGTGAGTATCTTAAGAATGCACAAGCTGCCGTTATTGTACCTAATACTGAAATTTTAGTAGTGCACGGGGGTTTAACTCCTGTCAATATTGGACGCATCCCTGGTATGACGCCTACTGATAAATTGATTTCTGATGCACGCGTGTGGGTAAGTCAATTCAATTATTGGTTTCGATCAGAAGTAAGGAATTGGGCCAACTCTGATCCCGCAACTATTGCATTGCAATTACGTGCCGCAAGTTCTCCATTAGATACGTTTTCGATGACTGTCCCTGCCCCTTTTAGAACGGTAGTCACCGCGTCCATGCTCGATGATCAAAGACGATTTACTGAAGTTTCACCTGAAGTGAGCTCTTATTTAACTAAAAACAAAATCTCTGTAGTTCTCACAGGACATCAACCTTGTGGCGATCATCCCGCAATTTTACGTAGTAATGATGACCAGGTTGTATTCATTAATGGTGATACTGGCTATGCCAATGCTGAAGCCAAAGATCCTCATGACACTCGCGGCCCGGTTACCCATACGCTGCAAATCTTTTCAGAGGATGACAGTACAACGATAAACATCGATGCACGCTTGCTTACTGAAGGCCGTATTTCGACTCAATTGAAAATTGCTCAAGGGAAGGTCATTAGTGAGCATCTTGTGGGTAAATTGCTGCCTGATAATCAATTAGTTCAATGTCAATTACCCAATGGAAATTATCGCATTGCTCATCAACAGGGTTTCACAGTCCGGTACGAAGAGCTAACCCCCGTTGAGGTAGAACAGAAACTCAATCTATCCTCATCCAAACAAATCTCAAAGATGACTTTGTAG